In Balaenoptera acutorostrata chromosome 19, mBalAcu1.1, whole genome shotgun sequence, the following proteins share a genomic window:
- the LOC103000991 gene encoding zinc finger and SCAN domain-containing protein 5B-like produces MAEDQTFFRGRGKLPDGPGSESPVSVPHQDTLVEKPDCDQETWHVRFRTFMSSEESDPVQDLRRLRELCHLWLRPDVHTKEQMMDKLVLEQFMICMPLECQVLVRETGVQSCKALEDMLRNKQKPKMCTIVRIQGQDFLVRSSEVEMVESEASDMNDERDQCREPRYPVSEIPPENGQQKRRELHILAGAKDLSRGQDQKGLLPETFPETGEMEGLTPKENLEKDPMEDTEETRTHQSQEPEHLKGPEGEVSTDGGYRKGSLKGLRGFKRKRSNSPSFQEVHQEEATSLDKGEFSGQLGSPSIGSPSTVGPNILPEGKEAQAWVPYECRECKKRFPYPSQLTLHQRTHTGERPFQCNTCAKGFMQSSDLRAHERIHTGKKPYCCDLCPKKFTHDSTLRAHKRTHTKEKPFQCEHCDRAFSHRGNLNVHRRTHSGIKPYVCPECHSAFCQLGTFKRHQKVHSK; encoded by the exons ATGGCTGAGGACCAGACATTTTTCCGGGGTCGAGGAAAACTGCCCGACGGCCCTGGATCAGAGTCACCAGTGTCTGTGCCACACCAAGATACACTTGTGGAAAAGCCAGACTGTGACCAGGAAACGTGGCACGTTCGCTTCAGAACATTTATGAGCTCAGAGGAATCCGACCCCGTCCAGGATCTGAGGAGACTCCGTGAGCTCTGCCATCTGTGGTTGAGGCCAGACGTTCACACCAAGGAGCAGATGATGGACAAGCTAGTGCTGGAGCAGTTTATGATCTGCATGCCGCTGGAGTGCCAGGTCTTAGTCAGGGAAACGGGGGTGCAGAGTTGCAAAGCCTTGGAGGACATGCTAAGAAATAAGCAGAAACCCAAGATGTGT ACCATAGTCCGCATACAAGGACAGGACTTTCTGGTGCGAAGCTCAGAAGTTGAGATGGTTGAATCCGAGGCCAGTGACATGAACGATGAGAGAGACCAGTGCAGGGAGCCCCGATACCCTGTGAGTGAGATACCTCCAGAGAACGGCCAGCAGAAAAGACGAGAGCTGCATATTCTGGCAGGAGCCAAGGACCTGTCAAGGGGGCAG GACCAGAAAGGTCTCCTGCCAGAGACCTTTCCTGAAACAGGTGAAATGGAGGGTCTGACACCCAAGGAGAACTTGGAGAAAGACCCGATGGAAGACACAGAAGAGACAAGAACCCATCAATCTCAAGAGCCTGAACATCTGAAAGGTCCTG AGGGAGAAGTTTCTACTGATGGTGGATACAGAAAAGGTTCTCTGAAGGGTCTAAGAGGTTTCAAAAGGAAACGGTCCAATAGTCCCAGTTTCCAAGAAGTGCATCAAGAAGAAGCCACATCTTTGGACAAAGGAGAATTCTCAGGACAACTTGGGTCCCCTTCCATTGGTTCACCTAGCACGGTGGGACCCAACATTCTTCCTGAGGGAAAAGAAGCCCAGGCATGGGTACCCTATGAATGTAGGGAATGCAAGAAGAGATTTCCTTAtccatctcagcttacccttcaccaGAGGACACACACAGGAGAGAGACCTTTTCAATGCAACACGTGTGCCAAAGGGTTCATGCAGTCTTCGGACCTGCGAGCTCACGAGCGGATCCACACAGGCAAGAAGCCATACTGCTGTGATCTCTGCCCCAAGAAGTTCACCCACGACTCCACGCTGCGTGCTCACAAGAGGACCCACACCAAGGAGAAGCCTTTCCAATGTGAGCACTGTGACAGAGCCTTCAGCCACAGAGGGAACCTCAATGTTCACCGACGCACCCACTCTGGGATCAAACCCTACGTGTGTCCCGAGTGTCACAGTGCCTTCTGTCAGCTGGGGACTTTCAAACGCCACCAGAAAGTACATTCCAAATGA